The Neovison vison isolate M4711 chromosome 10, ASM_NN_V1, whole genome shotgun sequence genome has a segment encoding these proteins:
- the LOC122918877 gene encoding LOW QUALITY PROTEIN: olfactory receptor 6K6 (The sequence of the model RefSeq protein was modified relative to this genomic sequence to represent the inferred CDS: substituted 1 base at 1 genomic stop codon): MTRLVTAENQTMVTEFLFSVFPPLHQGGLLFFIPLLLVYAFIITGNLMIIIAVQLDATLHTPMYFFISVLSFLEIWYTTTTIPKMLSSLVSEQKTISLAGCLLQMYFFHSLGITEGCVLTAMAVDRYVAICSPLRYPTIMTPKLCVQLTAGSCLCGFLLVLPEIAWIATLPFCGSNQIQQIFCDFAPVLSLACTDTSRVVIVDAIHAVEILASFLAIALSYVRIIVVILGMPSAEGRHKAFSTCAAHLAVFLLFFGSVSVMYLRFSASYSVFWDTAIAVTFVILAPFLNPIIYSLRNKDMKDALGRLLCTPKISXNKSQRC; encoded by the exons ATGACACGGCTGGTGACCGCTGAGAATCAGACCATGGTGACCGAgttccttttctctgtgttccCACCTCTGCATCAAGGCGGCCTCTTGTTCTTCATCCCCCTGCTTCTCGTCTACGCATTCATCATAACCGGGAACCTGATGATAATCATCGCCGTCCAGCTGGACGCGACCCTGCACACGCCCATGTACTTCTTCATCAGCGTCCTGTCCTTCCTGGAGATCTGGTACACCACGACCACCATCCCCAAGATGCTCTCCAGCCTCGTCAGTGAGCAGAAGACCATCTCTCTGGCGGGCTGTCTCCTGCAGATGTACTTCTTCCACTCACTGGGCATCACGGAGGGCTGCGTCCTGACCGCCATGGCCGTTGACAGGTACGTCGCTATCTGCAGTCCTCTCCGTTACCCGACCATCATGACCCCCAAGCTTTGCGTCCAGTTAACCGCCGGGTCCTGCCTCTGTGGCTTCCTCCTCGTGCTCCCGGAGATCGCGTGGATCGCCACCCTGCCTTTCTGTGGCTCCaaccagatccagcagatcttcTGTGACTTTGCCCCTGTGCTGAGCTTGGCCTGCACAGACACATCACGGGTGGTCATTGTGGACGCCATCCATGCAGTGGAGATCCTGGCCTCCTTCCTGGCCATCGCTCTGTCCTACGTGCGGATCATCGTGGTGATTCTGGGGATGCCCTCGGCCGAGGGCCGCCACAAGGCCTTCTCCACCTGTGCCGCCCACCTGGCTGTGTTTCTGCTGTTTTTTGGCAGCGTGTCTGTCATGTACCTACGATTCTCAGCCTCCTACTCCGTGTTTTGGGACACGGCGATTGCGGTCACCTTTGTTATCCTCGCTCCCTTCCTCAACCCCATTATCTACAGCCTGAGAAACAAGGACATGAAAGATGCTCTCGGCAGGCTTCTCT gtacccccaaaatatcttaaaataaatcccAAAGATGTTGA
- the LOC122918049 gene encoding olfactory receptor 6N1, with translation MDPGNWSQVTEFIILGFPHLQGVQAYLFVLLLLIYLTTVLGNLLIFLVVRLDSRLHTPMYHFLSALSLLELGYTAATIPKMLSNLLSVEKTISFSGCLLQIYFFHSLGAAECYLLTAMAYDRYLAICRPLHYPTLMTPELCAKIAVGCWLGGLAGPVVEISLVSRLPFCGPNRIQHIFCDFPPVLSLACTDTSINVLVDFVINSCKILATFLLILSSYVQIIHTVLSIPSAAGKRKAFSTCASHLTVVLIFYGSILFMYVRLKKSYSLDYDRALAVVYSVLTPFLNPFIYSFRNKDIKEAVRRQLTRSGILG, from the coding sequence ATGGACCCCGGCAACTGGAGCCAGGTGACAGAGTTCATCATCCTGGGCTTTCCCCATCTTCAGGGGGTCCAGGCGTACCTCTTTGTCTTGTTGCTTCTAATCTACCTCACCACCGTCCTGGGAAACCTGCTGATATTCCTGGTGGTGCGCCTGGACTCCCGTCTCCACACACCCATGTACCACTTTCTCAGCGCTCTCTCCCTGCTGGAGCTCGGCTACACCGCAGCCACCATCCCCAAGATGCTGTCGaacctgctcagtgtggagaagACCATTTCTTTCTCCGGATGCCTCCTGCAAATCTATTTCTTTCACTCTCTTGGGGCTGCTGAGTGCTACCTCCTCACAGCTATGGCTTATGACAGGTACTTAGCCATCTGCCGGCCCCTCCACTATCCCACCCTCATGACCCCAGAACTCTGTGCCAAGATTGCTGTTGGCTGTTGGTTGGGAGGCCTGGCTGGGCCGGTGGTTGAAATTTCCTTAGTGTCCCGTCTCCCTTTCTGTGGCCCCAATCGCATTCAGCACATCTTTTGCGATTTCCCTCCTGTGCTGAGCTTGGCTTGTACGGACACTTCCATCAACGTCCTCGTGGACTTCGTTATCAACTCCTGCAAGATCCTGGCCACCTTCCTGCTGATCCTCAGCTCCTACGTCCAGATCATCCACACGGTGCTCAGCATCCCTTCAGCTGCGGGCAAGAGGAAGGCCTTCTCCACCTGCGCCTCCCACCTGACTGTGGTCCTCATCTTCTACGGCAGCATCCTCTTCATGTACGTGCGGCTGAAGAAGAGCTACTCCCTGGACTACGACCGTGCCCTGGCAGTGGTCTACTCGGTGCTCACGCCCTTCCTCAACCCCTTCATCTACAGCTTTCGCAACAAGGATATCAAGGAGGCCGTCAGGAGGCAGTTAACGAGGTCAGGGATACTGGGATGA